From the genome of Candidatus Hydrogenedentota bacterium, one region includes:
- a CDS encoding type II secretion system protein GspG yields the protein MKSNGGFTLIELILVTVIIGILAGMVVVNYGGRVRDTQIRAAKGDISRFGTAVDLYALDNNDTYPKSLNDLMGGKRNYVREISNDPWGNPYVYKPPTDILKADYSIISAGPDGIPGNEDDVTSTSPLP from the coding sequence ATGAAGAGTAATGGAGGCTTTACCCTCATAGAGCTGATTTTGGTCACAGTCATCATCGGCATTTTGGCCGGGATGGTGGTGGTCAACTACGGTGGGCGGGTTCGGGACACCCAGATACGCGCGGCAAAGGGGGACATCTCCCGGTTTGGCACGGCGGTGGACCTCTACGCCCTGGACAACAACGACACCTACCCCAAATCGCTCAATGACCTGATGGGCGGCAAACGGAATTATGTGCGGGAAATCTCGAACGATCCCTGGGGCAACCCCTATGTCTACAAACCGCCCACGGACATTTTGAAGGCGGATTACAGCATTATCTCGGCGGGTCCGGACGGCATACCGGGCAACGAGGATGATGTGACCTCCACGTCGCCGCTGCCTTGA
- a CDS encoding general secretion pathway protein GspK: MKRRNQNNGGFVMVVVLWVVALLTVLVLGFGHRASLDRRAAAYALDHAQAMAAARGAVERGALELANRGLMIRLLPPELRGGTHLGESWANAKNLYEEGLFKDTEGMEEDQVSYIITDEDRFININAAPQEILEELDMLNRSLVRRIMARREKEELPGEGISYFQSLEELRYLRGVDDDAWFGTKRQAGLKDLLTVWGDARININTASREVLEAVPGTRTGDLDALFQYRAGSDGKLNTKDDRGFRDMEDLTVKTGILGATREAFDRFCKCESSFFKITGLATRRKGNIRAVCSAIMGWSEDGPVIIEWQEKTLGS; this comes from the coding sequence ATGAAGCGCCGCAACCAGAACAACGGCGGTTTCGTCATGGTCGTCGTGCTGTGGGTGGTGGCCCTGCTCACGGTGCTGGTCCTGGGGTTTGGCCACCGCGCCTCTCTGGACCGCCGCGCGGCGGCCTACGCCCTGGACCATGCCCAGGCTATGGCGGCGGCGCGGGGCGCCGTCGAGCGCGGGGCGCTTGAACTGGCCAACCGGGGGCTGATGATCCGGCTGCTTCCCCCGGAACTCAGGGGGGGGACCCATCTCGGCGAGTCTTGGGCCAACGCGAAAAACCTTTATGAGGAGGGTTTGTTCAAGGACACCGAGGGGATGGAGGAGGATCAAGTCTCCTATATCATCACCGACGAGGACCGGTTTATCAACATTAATGCCGCGCCACAGGAGATTCTCGAAGAACTGGACATGCTGAACCGTTCGCTGGTACGTCGCATCATGGCGCGCCGCGAGAAGGAGGAACTCCCCGGCGAGGGCATCTCTTATTTCCAGTCCCTGGAGGAGCTGCGCTACCTGCGCGGGGTGGATGACGACGCATGGTTCGGCACGAAACGGCAGGCCGGACTCAAGGACCTGCTGACGGTGTGGGGGGATGCGCGCATAAACATCAACACCGCCTCGCGGGAGGTGCTCGAGGCGGTTCCCGGCACGCGGACGGGGGACCTGGACGCCCTGTTCCAGTACCGCGCGGGCAGCGACGGAAAATTGAACACAAAGGATGACCGGGGCTTCAGAGATATGGAAGACCTGACGGTCAAGACAGGCATCCTGGGGGCGACCCGCGAGGCTTTCGACAGGTTTTGCAAGTGTGAGTCCTCGTTTTTTAAGATAACGGGGCTCGCCACGCGCCGCAAGGGCAACATCCGGGCCGTGTGCTCGGCAATTATGGGCTGGAGCGAAGACGGCCCCGTCATCATCGAATGGCAGGAGAAAACACTTGGCTCGTAA
- a CDS encoding prepilin-type N-terminal cleavage/methylation domain-containing protein, with product MRDPAKNQGGFTLAELLVATMLLAIVMTSVYTLFNSSIGSWRTVEAGFDAHQEARSFMSLFSHEFGNIAPRAGHLFEGENDSITLFVVSGPMNLEEGEGRRLMRVKYNYSRTKRAVMREEAFIDGPLPKLPPEGQSVDRGRIKVGKTFDAAVADNVTEFHIRYLWVPARENWDRLQPPEPLPPVIVERSEERWGLPQAVEILIEVADPEGRQEPYRLVSVFPIRVGNPRLTRADLDRLLGSAS from the coding sequence ATGAGAGACCCGGCAAAAAACCAGGGCGGCTTCACCCTTGCCGAATTGCTCGTTGCCACCATGCTCCTGGCCATCGTGATGACCTCGGTGTACACCCTGTTCAACTCCTCCATCGGCAGTTGGCGCACGGTCGAGGCGGGATTCGACGCGCACCAGGAGGCGCGTTCTTTCATGAGCCTGTTCTCGCATGAATTTGGAAACATCGCACCCCGCGCCGGGCACCTTTTCGAGGGGGAGAACGACAGCATCACCCTCTTCGTGGTTTCCGGGCCAATGAACCTGGAGGAGGGCGAGGGGCGGCGGCTTATGCGGGTCAAGTACAACTATAGCCGGACAAAGCGGGCGGTCATGCGCGAGGAGGCCTTCATTGACGGCCCCCTGCCCAAATTGCCGCCGGAGGGGCAGTCCGTTGACCGGGGGCGCATCAAGGTGGGCAAGACTTTCGACGCGGCGGTGGCGGACAATGTCACTGAGTTTCACATACGCTATCTCTGGGTGCCCGCGCGGGAGAACTGGGACCGCCTCCAGCCCCCGGAACCCCTTCCTCCCGTCATTGTCGAGCGCAGTGAGGAGCGCTGGGGGCTTCCCCAGGCGGTGGAGATTCTCATCGAGGTGGCGGACCCGGAAGGCAGGCAGGAACCTTACCGGCTGGTGTCTGTGTTTCCCATCCGCGTGGGAAACCCCAGGCTTACACGGGCAGACCTTGACCGCCTGCTGGGGTCCGCGTCATGA
- a CDS encoding type II secretion system protein, with amino-acid sequence MITSFPAQSARHRTMGLPFLGGRGFTLLELIVVMTILSVISMAVVPVFLSGMTAVEVRNARSDFIATLRFVQELAVKESREYRVYISEEDGTYWVMRLSGLKDTEKQFEPVEEEFGAEKRFPEFLKITRIKARRDRGGNARFIACLPNGASDQAVVSLQDQRVRGRSFDIEVKGVLGKVEIKE; translated from the coding sequence ATGATCACGTCCTTTCCAGCCCAGTCGGCCCGGCACCGGACCATGGGTCTTCCTTTTTTGGGGGGGCGGGGCTTTACCCTGCTGGAATTGATTGTGGTCATGACTATTCTTTCGGTCATTTCCATGGCCGTGGTTCCCGTGTTTCTTTCGGGCATGACCGCGGTGGAAGTCCGCAACGCCCGCAGTGATTTCATCGCCACCCTTCGTTTTGTCCAGGAACTGGCCGTCAAGGAGTCCCGCGAATACCGTGTGTACATTTCGGAGGAGGACGGGACGTATTGGGTGATGCGCCTTTCCGGACTGAAGGACACGGAAAAGCAGTTTGAGCCGGTGGAGGAGGAGTTTGGCGCGGAAAAGCGTTTCCCCGAGTTCCTGAAAATCACCCGGATTAAGGCGCGCAGGGACCGCGGAGGAAACGCCAGGTTTATCGCCTGTCTGCCCAACGGCGCCTCGGACCAGGCGGTGGTGAGCCTGCAGGACCAGCGGGTCCGCGGCCGGAGTTTCGACATCGAGGTGAAGGGGGTCTTGGGCAAAGTGGAGATCAAGGAATGA